The genomic stretch TGAATGTGCCAAGTTCGTTCGTACAATTGGTTCTTACACGAGGcccattgtttaatttcaaatccaacgtgctggagtacagagccaaaagaacagaaattgtaccactgttctCACGGACTGAATAGGTCATCTTGTAACCAGGTTTCATCCcgatttcatgtcatgtctctTCTAAGACTTCTTTGCCTTTTTCCACGTTGATACACGACATATTTTACACGCTACACTACTTGTAAACCCCAGAAAAACAGGAAGCCATGGCACACATTAGACCCCTGAGCATCATTTGAACACCACATTATGCATATGCATTGTTACTGACCATGTGTATCCCTTTGTGGCCAGTCTACCCTTTTTCAAATGGATACATCCAGTAAAATGTGCCATATCACAAAACACCAGTCTTCACCACCAATATGCAGTTAACAGATGGACCCATGTATTAAAGGCATTCACGCCATAGTCTGACACTACCATCTGCAAAACGCAGTAGATCAATATCCATCAGATCAGACATTTTTCCAATTATCAATCCTCCAGTCTTGGTCATCGcatgcccactgtagcctcagcttcctgttctTAGCGGAGTGAAAGCCGGTGTGGTATTCCAGATttgatgcaaatattaaatGGGTCAAATGTGTTTTAAGTATGGAAACAATTGACGTTTTCTTGGACAAACATGACCACTTAACAGGATTaagattaaaataaacacagacagaacattCTTGGAATcatattttaatcaaattaGTCAACTTTTGGTCGAAATCCAAATCATTCCATGTAATAGTCGAAGTAATATGCAGTAGGTAAACCACAAGGTTACAAAAGAAGCTTAAAAAGTGAGTTGGTCTTTCTGAAGAATGTAGACCCAGTGGAGTTGTGTAACCAGGTAAATACAGCACCATGGGGACCTAAATGCACCAGTATACATAAACATCATGTCCAagcatgcatatgcacacacattcacacaatacTGTAAACATGTTATGAGAAATTGTGTCAGTTAAATCCATGTTAACTTCCTGTCTACATAACAGGTATTGGTTGAGGTATGTAATATTGAGGTATGAAGTTGTTAGAAGTGGATTCCAATCATCAACTaattcttatttttctccatCTTGGAGGGAAATGTAGGTTGTGGCAAATAGTATCCTGCTTTCAAGTCACAGAGTATGCTTGTCGAACAGGTACTCCCCCATGGACCCCTGGGTGTCAGAAGAAGTCAGGCGGGTCAAACTGCCCACATAATCGCCAAGTTGCTTGATAACATCATGGCTGTCAGAGAGGAAATGCTgctccaggaagtcacacagcTGAGATACAAACAATGTTAGAACATGTTAATACCGACACTGAAAATCACTACAATATTGTGCATGActacaaatgaaaaacatttttttaaagcacttgGACTGAAAATCCTTTGACTCACATGAGGGTCGGTGTGGCTGTTGGCCATGAGGTGCAACTCGAGCAGAGACTGGTTTAGAGATTTCTGGTACTCCAGAGAGAAAGTCATTGCATCCAATCCTCCCTTCCAGTCCTCCCTGCAGGGTTTctgggggagacagaggagagagttaTTTTCCACCAAGAAATTTGCAGCCCAGTCTGAGAGAAAGGGAACAAATAGCATTCCGACTATTAACACTATAAATGTCAGACTCAACTGGCGTTTGgacttttaaaattaaaattactcCATGACCATAAATGCAGTCATGTGAAGTAAAGAAATACAACCAAATACAACCAAAAATCCACCATGAGCCAAAAGGAAACAAGTACAGGTACCCAGGTGTGAATGTTTCTCTGTCCTCCAACAACACGCTATTGACCACTTTAATGACTGACACTTTGATGTGAATTGTGCAATCAAGCACAATCAAAACTAAGTACATATAATCACACAAAATGGAATCTATGCAATAAAGTTGGTGAGGGATTTAGGGGGGATGAGTAACTGTGGAAGCTGTAGTTACAGAAATTATTTACAACTCCAAGGAAATAATGCCTCTGAAACAGAGACTTTGAGTCTACAGAATGAGTAAGGTTCATGAAATGTTATTGGATGGGAACTCACTGCAATAGTTTGCAGCAAAATTTGACCACCTCTCATGTTCTGGTATTCCAACAGGCTTTCTGCCTGCTTCCTCTCCTTCCCAGAACGTTTGAGGAAATAACTTGAGAAGCTGGGGAGAGCCACATCATCCCTGTCAAAAAACATACCCTACACGATTGAAGAAAAGTGTTAATATGGCACGTAGTGTGACAAGAAAATAACAGCATAATGACACCAACACAGAGACTGCATAACcacaatgcatgcacacacagacacagatgtttATAGCAGGAGACATACAGTTACTAAGGatagcatacatacatacatacatagtcAGCAGGTACTACAGAGGACAAAATACAAGGCTAAACTTCATAAAAACAGACAGGGGATGGTTTAACATAAACATTGCATGGAAGGCACTTAGAATGACAGCACCAACAAAAAGACAGGAAAATGTaaacactaaaataattatctcagtaaaacattgagagaaagagggtgaatGCCAATACCAGGGACAGATAGGTGTAAGATGCTGTCAGCTTGATGTTGATAAGTTTGTTGATCACCGTCTCACTTTCTGGGTGGAGATTATGTTTAACTTGTGACTGCATTTCTGAAAGAGACTGCATTCAAGAACCATTATCATTATCAGACAACATGGATATAATGACGGTTAAAATGTCAATTTCAGCAATAGTAGGAATtacaatgtaaataaaatgaatgcataCACAAATTACATAATAAAATCCAAACACTAATTTACAGAAACGGCACAGCAGAGTGATAAAGAAATATGTAAGTTTGCTGATGACTAGACTATAATGGAAAGAAATCATTTCCATTAATAAAACAGCACCTGAAAATTTCTGTAAAAAGCGGCTGCAGCTTCTGGGACAGAGAGTAAAGCATCACCCTATTCCTTCTTCAACTCCTTCTCAAAGTCCCCCTCGTGTTCCTACTGCTCCTTTCGAAAGCCTCACCCTTCAGAGTTTAATTATGACATGTTAACGGAGTTCAAAAAACCCTTAATCTAGGAGCTAGACGAAGGTTCAATTTCAATCTTAGCACATGGACTTTTGGACACAAACAACATGCTGTATGCTGACGCACACTATAATTTAGATACAGACAGTAGGTAGACCTCCCTGCCTCAAGTCTCAAACAAGTTGGAACGggaaaacacagcaacaattcacttgaaaaaaagaaaccgtTGGTTACATAGCTAAATCTTTAGGCTATGAAATTGTATTCACTAAGTTAATTCAGGTAACAAGAAGTTACTTGTACAGTAGTCTGCGTTATGACGCACGAAACTGGCTACATTAATTTAGTACCAAAACGTTTGTAAACGCTAGCAAGCTAGAAAAAACCTTTGTTATTTGCTACGTACATTAGATacctaacattagctagctacgttCGCGAGCTACTGAGGATATGAACCTATGATAACATTCAGAAAAAACCTACAAATAATGTATTGCTACCTAGTAATATATATGTGAACCTCTGCATCTGTTTCATCGTTTAATCGTACTTACCATTAACTATTGGGCTACACAAAATCTGCACGCGCACTGTCGTTTTCAATCGTGTCTGTTTATTTAGCACAGCATGTCACGTGAGGAAACAGACCACTCCTTCCTAGGAGACAGTCTAACATTGGTGCAGAACACCCAAGTATTAGTCTCTGCTGATTGGAGTAAGGGGCGTTTCGACAGGAAAAAGCGTTTCGACAGCATGTTTCCATTTGTCGATAATTAAAACTGGCGTGTCGAATTATTGGTCGATAATTCGGTCAGTTACACATATGCTATCCAATCCAGTCTGCAGAGACTCCCAACTCAGAACACTGAGGAGGATCTGACAGAGCAATCTAATAATGTATTAATACTGTTGGAGCCAGTATGTAAACATGTCTTCTGTTTCGGctaaatgttgttgtttttttcataccCAGACATAAATCTCTCTGGAAAAGAGGGTCTCTAAATccttcaaatgaaaatgcattcagCTAACTACAGAAATAGTGCCCAAACCAATGGTTTCCACCAtgtgctgcccccccccccccctccaccttaTCCCACCCAAAACACCCCATCCCAGCCACAAGTACGCTTATCCAGGatgcccacccccaccctccctcccaacTCTGAACTATCTTTCCATTtcagttaaaatgtttcataacTGATACAGCGCCCTCCTGAAGTATGGTAATAGTAgagtgaaatgtgtgttataTCACAAGATGAATATCAGGCAAAAATGCAGACATTTGatggtatttacatgcatacaaccttttaccattttaccaaaatagttgtttttgtgtgtcccCCATTTTCAGCTGTGCTAAAGTTAATGAATTGACAGAAAAGTAAAGCAATAAAGCAATAAAGTCTAATATTTTGTTGCTTAGTCCTTAAatacaataactgcatcaagtaTATGACCCACTGACATCTATAAACATTTGGTATCTTCCTGCTTTTCTAGGCTTTTACTACAGCCACTTTCAGTTGTTCTTTGTTTTGGGAGATTTCTCTTTTCAGTCTCCTCAGTGTGTTTTAGGCCATTATCTCACTGCAAGATGAAACACCCACCAACGAGGAATTTATTTGTACACAGTTAGACA from Conger conger chromosome 2, fConCon1.1, whole genome shotgun sequence encodes the following:
- the zgc:56095 gene encoding ferritin, lower subunit-like isoform X3, producing MQSQVKHNLHPESETVINKLINIKLTASYTYLSLGMFFDRDDVALPSFSSYFLKRSGKERKQAESLLEYQNMRGGQILLQTIAKPCREDWKGGLDAMTFSLEYQKSLNQSLLELHLMANSHTDPHLCDFLEQHFLSDSHDVIKQLGDYVGSLTRLTSSDTQGSMGEYLFDKHTL
- the zgc:56095 gene encoding ferritin, lower subunit-like isoform X2 encodes the protein MSLSEMQSQVKHNLHPESETVINKLINIKLTASYTYLSLGMFFDRDDVALPSFSSYFLKRSGKERKQAESLLEYQNMRGGQILLQTIAKPCREDWKGGLDAMTFSLEYQKSLNQSLLELHLMANSHTDPHLCDFLEQHFLSDSHDVIKQLGDYVGSLTRLTSSDTQGSMGEYLFDKHTL
- the zgc:56095 gene encoding ferritin, lower subunit-like isoform X1, with the translated sequence MQSLSEMQSQVKHNLHPESETVINKLINIKLTASYTYLSLGMFFDRDDVALPSFSSYFLKRSGKERKQAESLLEYQNMRGGQILLQTIAKPCREDWKGGLDAMTFSLEYQKSLNQSLLELHLMANSHTDPHLCDFLEQHFLSDSHDVIKQLGDYVGSLTRLTSSDTQGSMGEYLFDKHTL